Sequence from the Chelonoidis abingdonii isolate Lonesome George chromosome 1, CheloAbing_2.0, whole genome shotgun sequence genome:
TGTGCCCTCTGCTCCTATTCCCTTCTTTTCTCCGTCCCAGTCCCCTTATGTTTCTCATACCTCTCCACAGGAGTcaagttctttctttcttccctgtcACTGCCTGGGCTCCAGTAGAGGTATGTGCGCTCTCTCTCAACCTCCTTAATCTAGCACCTGGTGCCAGTGACACCTGGTGGCTGGAATGAGCAATTGCATGAAAAGTCCTACTCCAACTTGGGACAaactgagttcttttgaaaaggCTGTCAGCCTCGCCTCCCCCTCCCGGGCAGAGAGGCTGCAGCGCAAGTTGTCAGCCCCAAACCTGGCTGGGAGGCTGTCTAAAAAACCCAGACATATGGTAACCCACCATCTACaccctgtagggtgaccagatgtcccgattttacagggacagtcctgagatttgaggctttttcttatatagaagcctattacccctcacctcctgtcccaatttttcacacttgctgtctggtcaccctaatagccTGTGACCCTCACTTCTacactgctctctggctgccctgtCTAAAGGCAGCGctcctgccagccacagcacagaagtaagggtgggaatCCCCAGACTCCCCTACAAAAGCCTTGTGATtacccccctcccaccacctccttTTGGGTCCggacccccatggttacaacactgaaatttcagatgtaaacatctgaaacagTGACActgaccattttttaaatcttatgaccatgaaaaaatcctatgaccaaaAATTGACCAAACTGGACCATGAATTTGACAGGGTCCTATTTATTTTGAATTAAACCAGCAAAAAGTACATGATATGGAAGAAAATGCTATAGATGAGGGCAGTAGCACCACCCACCATTAAAAGTGCCTGACATTTGTTATAAGACTGTTTTTAGTTGATTAGAACTTTGTCAAACTAACCCTTTGGGGTGACATTTTCTAGACCagctgtctgcctcaggctgaattatttTTTTGGAAAACTTCAGGACAAAGtgattcagctgtttccaagaacaaAGCTGTGGAAACATTCATTGATTTGGCCCTTTGGTGATTCtctctttgaaaagctctagcattttcagaaatgtagggctgaaagggaccttgagaagtcatgaATTCCAGgattgtgctgaggcaggaccaatgCCTTGAACCAGGGACTTAAAATGTGACCTGGAGGAGGTAGCCTTtgtcagggatgtgctttttgcTGTTCCCcttcaaatttggccaagttataagtctCCAAAAACCTACAGTGTGCATGCTCTCACTGGTTAGGGCTTCATGTCCCCAAAGATTCCATCCGCATTAGCCATGTTGAGCTGCGTGGGCCATACCAGGTCTGAGCACCAGAACTGAAAGTAGGGAGATTCTCTCCTGTGCTGTCAATGACCACTCACCCCAGGCCTGACTCCCAGACAGCATGAAGGAGGAAGTTGCCTGAATCAAATACAGGGGCTTGGAACAAGAGGAGGGCATGACAAAAGCTATTTGGAATGGTCAGTAAGGGGACTGGCCTTGCACAAGGTCAGGAAGGCAAACTGGCAACCACTGGTGAAAGATGGAGACATCTGAGATGGAGCTATGGGACTGCCTGGCAAAAGACTAAGACAAGGAGCccaaggggggtgggagggagcactAAGATTGAGCAAGAAGGAGAACTGGGAGCAAAGAGAGACAGaaggaaatggggtggggggaagggcagagcaGTGCGCATCTGGGATggggagccctgcccctccctacGTAGCCAGATTTCCCAGTCCATGATGCGTTGTTCTTGGCCATaagtttggtagggccctaaaaataaaatacatactcATAAAACATATGTCCATTCTTTCCATAGAAGAATCAGAAACCAGTAAGGCAGCATAGCACTCTGGCTGGATATGGGCTAGGCACCTTTCACAGAGGGAGTCAGTCATGAGAGCACTGGTATGGGAGGTATGGCTGAAGTGTTATCAAAGATCACTACTAATGCAAAATCTCAGCTGTAGCTTTTTCTGAGCTTGGCAATCACTGTTGTGCTCATTAGCCTCCCATTAATACGATCAGACCCTTAAAGTCAGTCTTTGCTTTTGGGACGCCCTTTTAACTCCCATACAGTTCTAAGAATCAAGGAACAACAGGAAAGGAGGGCAGTGGTGAAGGAACTATGATGTTTCCAGGCATCTGACTTGTTGAAAAGAAAAACTTGTTACATTATTTAAACACATTCAATTCAGTATAAGCCACCATCAGGATTTTCAAAGACTTCTGCTACTTTACATATATGGTAAGAAATAAGTTAATTTAGAACCTGCTCAATTTTCAGTAATTACATTATCACTTTCCAGTGAAGTCACACTTGTGACCTTAGAAAtgcttgttttaaattttattaaatactttaGTCTTCAGGCACTGAAAAGGCAAGTTGCTAACACACCATACTGAGTAAACTGGATATATTTGAAGAGTAAAGAAAAGCAGACTCTAGCCCAGGAACCCTCACCACTAACGGTTTTTGCTGTAAACTGTAGACAAAGGAAGAAATGACAGGGAAAGGGGGAATCTCATTTTTTAATATAGGAAGTGTTTTGGAGCTGTCTTTGCAGAGATTACAGCTGTGTGGCTGAGTTTTAAAGGGGACTATTAGCATTTACGACACTGAAGTTCTTTCCAACTGAAATTTTGTTATTCAAAAGCAGCAGTTTACAGGAATTCAAAGTGAAATGTGCAAGAAAGGGATTATTTACTTCTTCAAAAGGTTAACCAAGGAGCATGACAAATACTTTGAACAGTGAAGTTTCGTAGTATAGTAACATCCCTAAGAAATGCTAAATTTACATTAAGAGTATTTGGAATTTAAGATTTTTAGATCTCTCGtcaactgacattttaaaatgtcctgtATTTATGTCTTAGATCAATTAGCTAACCAGTTTTGCCAGTTTCTCTACAATCTGAAAAACAGCTACATAAATTTAGAAGATACCATGTCTTTTTCCTGAATCTCACTCAGCTGACAAAGACTTACCACTAAAGATGAAATTATAGACTTAAAGCCCTCAGATATAAAGCCCAATTTTCTTATGACTTTGCACAGAGTTAACATCGCATTAACTCTATTAATCCCACAAAGGAGTCAGTTATAGGGTCATTCCAGGAAAGCTTCACTCCTCATTTTAGAGTCCACAATTTATTGAAACAACTCCTGATAATAACGGTAATCGTTAAAAACAGACACTAAATTTTGGATGACATAGCAATATATTTGTTCCAAACATGACACTTtctaacagaacaaaaagaacattttatgTTATGCTGCTCATATTTTAGAGATTGTGAAACACTGAACATTCCTACTTTTCAAACCATAACTACTATGAAAAGGATTATGAAGCTGCTGAAAGATATCTTCTTCTAAACAGagtaaaataaagatttaaaagtgTTTCCAAGGCTTAAGTGTGTTCTCAGATATCCTTGCttagcaataaaaacaaaaaagagcctGTTTTAAGCAGCAAGTACTATCAAAGGGAAATATACGTGATCAGTTTTAAACAAAGTAATACTGTCATTTAGTATGGTCTCATGCGTCCTGATGGGGGCGGTGCACGATTTGGAGGAGTAATTGCTATATCCAAGTAGTCTCCAATCTGGAACTTCTGAGACTGCAGAGTCATGGAATCATCTGTGCCCTTTCTGCCTGACATTGTGCTGCCAATCTCCTTCACCCTGCAGGGAGGAAGTGAAATGCAAATTAATAATTAGAGGCAAAGAGTCCATCTCTCTTTAAACTGAAAACTCATTTAAGGACCAAATACAATCTTCTAGTGAATCgttttagtttttttccccccttatgcTGTTTTCAACTAGTTGAATACAAAGGTGGCACCTCCTCACACTCTACATGCTCTGTCTTCACTAGAGAAAGAACAATTATGTAAACTTACATTAAATTTTAGCTCAGAAAAAACTGTCAAGTTAAAGGGAACAAAACTAGTAAAGAAAACACTGCAGATGACATAGCAGAACACATTCACTGGCTTTTAACTGGTCACTGATGAGTGAATGCCTACATCACTGGTCGACAGAGGACCATTATGACAGAAATATCAGCCCTAAGATCATAAGTAGGACCCTCCCAAATTCACAGgcatgaaaaacgtgtcatggactgtgaaatctggtcttgtgtgcgcttttaccctacactacacagatttcacaggagagactagggttctcaaattgggggcccTGATCCAAAGGGAGCTGCATGGGGTTCACAGTTATtttaaaggggggagggaggaggtgtcaCAGTATTGcaaatccttacttctgcactgccttcagagctcaacagccagagagtggcagctgctcactcacggcccagctctgcaggcagcagcgcagaagtaagggtagcagttcTGCAACACAAACCCCTCCCACAATAACCTTGAGACTTTCCTCCCACCAACCCCTGCAAACTTCTTTTGGGGTCAGGACCTCCACAATTACAACACTacgaaatttcagatttaaattgctgaaatcgtgaaatttactattttaaaaatcttatacCAGGAACTTGACCATGAatgtggtagggccctaatcataagCACTTATTAGATAGAGGATCTAGTCACTCCCCATATCACCTGAGACAACAAGCCTTCCATTTCCACTCTAAGCTACAGGTACATACCCTGGGTGGTTGCCTATGAGGTGACCAGCAGATTAGGCAAACACATGTTCGTTGTTTTGGGAAGAACAAAAGAAACTTTGGAAGCATTGCAGCCACTATGCAGTTCTCTCTTTATTAGGACTAGATTTTAGATTTTATCAGACTTTAAATAAGTGTTGATAAAAACAGTTTACAGCTCTGCTGACTGAAATATTCTATGAATCTGGAGAAGAAATGTCATTTACCTATAACCGGGTCTCTTGAGTTCTGTAAAAACTATTGCAAAATTGAAGTGTGTGCCCTTCTTCCGTGCTTCTGGGTAGACCTCTTTCACTAAACTGGTCAGCTCTTTTAAAGTTGCATCCatcctagatttaaaaaaaggaagacacAATACAACTCACCAGGATGGTTCATATTATAGTCAAATATATAAACATTTCAAACCCTGTTTAAGATAAATGACAATCGTTTGTTAACTATGTACTATCACTTACAAAAACAGCATGtacaacaaaggaaatatatAGTTCACATCTGGGCAGTGTAAGATTTTTATATACTTCTATAGTTCCATGTACTATGCATTTCATGTTAGTCACTTCACAAGCTTCAATGAGGatccatttttaaagtatttaatctaaaaaatccagttcttcaaaacattctgagcatttttttttgttgtcagCGAAGACTTACTCTAAACATCTGAAGACATAAGACACCAATTAAATACATGAGGCAAAATGGTCAAGtagataaggcactggactgggactgatTTGGGTTCTAATACTGGTTCTGCTACTAACCTActatgacattgggcaagtcacctcacctTAC
This genomic interval carries:
- the SAP18 gene encoding histone deacetylase complex subunit SAP18, producing MAVESRVTQEEIKKEPEKPIDREKTCPLLLRVFTTNNGRHHRMDEFSRGNVPSSELQIYTWMDATLKELTSLVKEVYPEARKKGTHFNFAIVFTELKRPGYRVKEIGSTMSGRKGTDDSMTLQSQKFQIGDYLDIAITPPNRAPPPSGRMRPY